ACCGTGGTGGGCCACCTTCAAGACCTGGGCCCCGCGGCCCGCGAGCGCCGCCGCGACGGCCGCCTCGCCCTCCGCCTCCAAGTCGCCGGTCAAAAGGAAGCAGACCTCGCGCATACAGACCCGCAGCCCCAGGCTGCGGTCGTTGTCGGAAAGTCCGCGCCGGCGCGCGGCCTCGGCCGGCGGCCACAGCACCTCGAATTCGGCCCCGCCCATCGCCCAGCGCCGGCCCTGGCTGAGAATTCGAAGCGGGATCCCGCGGGCCGCCAGCAGCTCGGACAAGGCCGCAAAGCCCGGGTCCTCGAGGGCTCCGGCGCCCACCCAGAACTCCCCGACCTCCAGCCGCGCGGCCAGGGACTTCAATCCCTTCCAGTGGTCCGCGTCGAGGTGGGTCAAGACCAGGGCGCTGGGGCGCCGCAGGCCGCGGCCCAGCAGCTCGGGGATCACGACCTTTCCGCCGACGTCGAAGTCGCTGTAGGGGAAACCGCCCCCGTCGATCACCAGGCCCTGACCCTCCGGGAGCCGCAGCAGGAGGCTCTCGCCCTGCCCCACATCCAGCATCGTGAGCGCGAGGCGCGGAGGCCTCGCCTCCACGCCGACTCCCGCCCAAGCCGCCACCCCGAACAAGCCCGCCAGGCCCGCGAAGATCGACGCGCGACGCCGGCGACCGAGGGAGGCCAAGGCGGCGAGGGCGAAAAGATAGGCGCCCCAGTGCGAGGGGCCCCAAGGACCCACCCAGGCCGTCGCATGCCGCCATCGCGCCGGAACGGCGAGCGCCTCCAAGACCGGCCCGAGCAAGGCGCCCAATTTCGCGAAGAGCAGGCTCGCCCAGGGAGGGTGTACGAGATCCGCCAGCCCCGCCAGCAATTCCGCCGGCAAGAGAAAGGAGGCAAAAAAGGGCACCAAAACCAAATTGGCCGCCGGCGCGATCAGCGACACCTCGTGAAAGGCGCTCCCCACGAGCGGCAACAGGGCGAGGTTGGCCACGAGGGAGGCGAACAGGCTCGTCGCGCCCCACTGCGCCCACTTCCCCCGCATCCAAGGCCGAAGGGCGGCCGCGCCCTCCCACCAGGTCGCGAAGACCCGCCCGAAATAGGCCAGGGAGGCGCCCGAGAGAAAGGAGAGCTGGAAGGAAAGCGAAAAGATCCACAGCGGGTGGAGTAGCAACAAGAGTCCCGCGACCGCCAGGAGCGTGGCGGTAAAGTCCCGGCGGCCCCGCCACAGCGCCGCCAGGAAGATCGCGGCGCAAAACCCCAGGCCCCGCCATACCGAGGGCGTGAGCCCGACGACGAGGCCGTAGCCGAAAGCCGGCAACAAGGCGAGGCCCAGGGCCGCCCGCCGCGCCCCGCCGCCTTCCGCCCAGGGGCGCCGCAGCGCGAGCAGTAAGTAGATCGGCCCGTAGAAAAAGAGCAGCACCAGGCCGAAGTGCAGGCCCGAGACGACCAGGACGTGGGTCAGACCCGCCCGCCGAAAGTCTTCCTCCACCTCCGGATCCAGCATCCCCTCCTCGCCCAGCAGGAGGGCCGCCAGGACGCCGCGCGCCGGCCCCTCGGGCACGGCCTCGCGGATCCGCTCCCGCAGCCGCAGGCGTAGGGCGCCGGCCAGTCGCAGGGTAAGGGTCGCGTCTCTTTCCAATTTGGCGGCGGAAAAGTCGTCGACGAAGGCCGTGGCCGAGACGCCGCCGAGGCGCAGGTAGCGCGGGTAGTCGAAGCTGTGCGGGTTGCGAAAGCCCCGCGGTCGCCGCAGCCGCAGCGTGGAGCGATAGACCTGACCCGGGATGAGAAAGCGCTCGCCCCTTCCCTTCACCGCGAGGCCCAGCTCGAGCTCCTGAAAGGCCTCCCCCTCCCGGTAGCCGAGCAGCCGCGCCGGAAAACGGCAGAGGCCGCCCGCGCAGGTCGGGTAGGCCTCGACCTGCCAGAGGGCCTCGATCTTCGCCGAGCTCTCCAACCAAGCTCGCCAGGGCGGGCGTTCTTCAGGCGGCAGGGCGGCGCCAACCCTCAGCCAGCCCAGACCGAAGGCCAGGAGGGCCAGGCCCGGCGCCCGCGAGGGACGCGAGAGGACCGTCAGTCCTAGCCCCAAGGCCAGGGCAATTCCGGGGACGAGCGAGGCGAGGCCGTCCCATCGGGCGCCGGCCAAGAGACCGAGCGCGAAACCGACGACGGGCAGGAGCAAGGGATAGCGGCGCGGGGACGGGAGACTCACGCCGCTCTCCTTTGCAAAATCGAGGCCCCGCCCTCAGGGCCGCCGAGCCCTCGTAGGCGCAGGCGGAAGACGCTGGGATTCGCGGCCCTTGGCGCCGCGTTATCGCGCAGACATGATTTGTCCCCACAGGAAGAAGCCGCGGCCTAGACCCAAGCCGCTATTGTGCAAGCCCTCCGCCGACCGAAAATCGAACGAGACCCGCCCTCTCTCCAGGAAGGCCGGCGGGGCGATCGCGACATTTCAACGGGAGGCTCTTCCCTCAAGAGCTTGGCGAGGGTAAGGAAGGCGGCGGAAGCTCGATGACCGCGGGATTGTAGTTGAGCAGCTCTTTCTCGATGGCGGCGGCGAGGCGCTCGACCGTCTCGCGGATCTTCTCGTAATTGGGGTTGCCGCCCCGGTTGGACTGCAAGATGGCCAAGCGGTTGCGCAGGCCCTTGAGAAAGATCCGCCCCTTTTCGGTGCGGTGCTTCTTGGCCATCTCGAGGAAGGCGTTGACGTTGACGCCGTTGAGCAGCAGCTGTCCGTCTTCGAGGTGAAAGCTGACGCCGTCGAGGGTCTCGTCGAATTTCTTTTTGATGCGCCCGAAGATCTTGGTGAGAAAGGCGTGGACCAGGGCGGAGAACTTGGCGAGGGCCTCGGGATCGTCGACGTGCAGCGTCGCCCAGTCGCGGTAACGCGCCAGGCGCCGCGAGAGCGTGGTCCAGTATTGGGCGCTCAGATGCGTGAGGTTCTCGCTGATCAGCTCGGCCAGGTTTTGGTTGTTGAGCAGGATCTTGCCGCCTTGGAAGTCGAACTTCTGGCCTTGGATCGTGAAGCGCCAGTCCTGCGCCGGTTTGCGGCCGATCTCGCGCTCGGGCAGGGGCAAGGAATCGATGCGCGGGGGGACTCGGATGTTGCGGATCTCGCTCATGGTCCCTTCAAATTAACTTTCCGTGAGAAGGCTTAGCAAGGGGAAGTTTGGCGCCGGCGGGCTCAGGCCGGCAGCCCGTGGTCGGTCATGAGGTGCTCGAGGCAGGCGCGATAGGCCTGGTGCAGCCGCTCCGCCTTCGGGTCGTGGGCGAGGTATTCGGAAAACTTCCGCAGGGAGACCCACTGCTCTTGGGTCATAGTCATGTTTTTGACGTTGTGGCCGCGGTAGAAGATCTCGTCCCGAAGCAGGTCGTAGTGAATGGAAGCAACCTCTTGGTCGACGTAGAAGGTCAAGGTCGCCCGATCCTTGCCCAAAAAGAGCCGAGCCTCGCGGAAATAGTCCAGCGGGACGGGCCCAGCGCCCGAACCCGAAGCACCCCCCACCCCCGGAAGGCCAGCCCCCCTCGTTTCTTTGGAAATCTCTCGTTCTTTTTTTTCCATGATCAAGAACCCCGTGCTAGGATTTAAAGCATATATCATGCCAAAAATCGGGTCCCGGACCTTGGTCTTTTTATGAAGTTTTTTCTTGAGAAAACAATAGGTTACCGTTAGATACCCTCCAAATCGCCGCGGAGGCATTTTCTCTTTTTGAGAAATTTTTCATATTGAGAAGCAAAAGGGCAAAATGGCCATCGAACCCAAAACCACCGAACACGGACTTCGCCTCGGCGACATCGAGTTCATTTGGGCGCGAAACTCGCGGGACTTCTTTTTCTCGAACTCGATCCTGATCCACGACAGCCAGACGACGATCGTCGACCCTTCTTCCAATTTTACCTACCTCGAGCAGTTGGCCTCCCGCAAGGTGGTGCAGCAGGTGCTCAACACGCACTACCACGTCGACCACCGCTCGCTGAACCACCTGTTCCGCAATTGCCAGTTCATCTGCCACGAGAAAGACTTGGCCGCCATCCTCAGCTTCGACAACTACCTCAAGTATGCCGACAGCGAGCGGAACTCCGACTACGTCCTCTGGCTGAAGAACATCTTCTCCAGCCTCGAGATCCTGGACGGCTACGTGAGCATCCTGCTGAAGGACGAGGACTTGGTGCCACTGAAGGATCACCCAGTTCGCGCGCTGCACATCCCCGGCCATACCCCGGGCCACCTGGCGCTGTTCTTCGAGGACATCGACCTGCTCTACACCAGCGACATCGACCTGACCCCTCTCGGCCCCTGGTACGCCAACATCTCTTCCGACATCGACCAGTTTCTCGCCTCGATCCGGCGAGTGAAGCTGTTTCACGCCCAATACTACGCCACCAGCCACGGCGGACGGATCTATGACCGAGAGCAGTTTTTGGAGAAGCTGGAAAAATTCGAATCGGCCTTCGAGAAGCGCGATGCGCGCCTGCTGGAGGCCTTGCACGAGCGGCCCCGCGACTTGAAAGAGCTTTCGCAGATCGGGATCATCTTCAAGAGCAGTCAGCTCAGCGACCCGCTGAAGGCCTGCTTCGAGCGGCAGATGGTGGAAAAGCACCTGGAGAGATTCGAAAGGCAGGGGAAAATCTATCAGGAAAACGGAATCTGGCGGCTCACGTAGGGGCGAACCTTGCTTGGGACCCTGCGACCTGTTCGCCCTCCCCTCGGAGAATGCGGCCCTTAGGGGTCAAAAACCGTCATCAAGGCTTAACGCGCCAGCAAAATCCCCGCCACCGTCCCGCCGATGACCGAGACTCCGACCAGCGTGCCGATAATGATCGCCTGGGTGTGGTCTTCCTTCGTGTCTTCCCCGATATTTTGCGTGGCGGTCTTTTGGATCTTCACCTCGTCTTTTTCGGTGAGGACCGCCGGACGCGTATGGCTGAAGTACTCGTAGGGAGTGACGAAGGCCTTGGGCTTGTAGGCGCCGCCTTGGGCGCTGCGGTTGGAACCGCAGGCGGCGAAGAGCGTCGCCAAGAGGAGCAGGGAGGAGATTTTTCGGATCATGCTTTGGGCTTAGTGGAGATCCGAAGCAGTGTCTAGAAAAATTACACCGAAAACGAGGTCCCGCAGCCGCAGGTCGATTTCGCGTTGGGGTTGTTGAAGGTGAAGCCCGAGCTCATCATGTCGGAGTGGTAGTCGATCGTGATGTTGTTCAGGTACAGGTAGGCCTTGGGGTCGACGAAGATCTTGAGGCCGTTCATCTCGAAGACCCGGTCGCCCTCCCCCGGTTTTTCTTCGAAGTCCATTTTGTAGGACAGCCCGGAGCAGCCGCCGCCGGCGATGCCGATGCGCAGGCCGTGGCCGGGCTTGTTGTTGGCGACCATCAGGTCCTTGGCCTTCTGGATGGCGTTGTCGGTCAATTGAATCATGGGCGAAATCCTCCGCAAAACATCGCTAGGTCCAAATTTCCATGAAACCCCTCAAGAATCAATAGCTTCTTTCTCCGGCCCCGCGGCGCCGGCTTGGGGGCCCCGCTCGCGCAGGCGCCGCACGGTCGCCACGGTCTCAGCCACGACCCGGTCGATCTCCGCCTCGGTGTTGTCCTTGCCCAAGCCGTAACGGATCGAGCACTTGGCCGCCTCGGCGCTCAAGCCCAAGGCCCGCAGGACGTGGGAGGGCTCCGGCTCGGCGGAGCTGCAGGCCGAACCCGAGGACACGGCGACGCCCTTCATCTCCATCATCAGGACCTCGCTGCGCACCCCCTCATAAGTGACGTTGAGGTTGTTCGGCAGGGATTCCGTGGGATGCCCGTTGCGCGTTAGCCCCTCCAATCCCCGGCGCAGGCCCTCCCACAGCCGCTCTCTCAGGGCCGCAAGCCGGGGCGCGGTCTCCGCCATCTCGCGGGTCGCCAGCTCGGCCGCCTCGCCCATCCCGACGATGCCCGGGACATTGAGAGTGCCCGAGCGCAGGCCGCGCTCATGGCCCCCGCCATAGAAGAGCGGCGTCAGGCGCACGCGGGGATTTTTTCCCCGCACGTAGATCGCACCGACCCCCTTCGGACCGTAAAACTTGTGCGCCGAGAGCGTCAGCAGGTCGATCCCCGCGGCCTCCACGTCGACGGGGACTTTGCCGAGGGCTTGGGCGGCGTCGCAGTGAAACAAGACCCCGCGCTCCTTGGCGATCCGCCCGATTTCCACGACGGGATGCAGGGTGCCGACCTCGTTGTTGGCGAACATGAGGCTGATCAGGATCGTGTCGGGGCGGATCGCGCGTTTCAGCGCCTCGGGATCGACGCGGCCGAAGCGGTCCACCGGCAGGATCGCCACGTCGTAGCCGCGCTCGGCCAGGCGCCGCGCGGGATCCAGGACGGCCCGGTGCTCGGTGGCGCCGACGATCAAGTGCCGGCCCTGCTCGGCGCAGCGCTCCGCGACCCCGAAAATGGCGAGGTTGTTGCCCTCGGTGGCCCCGCTGGTGAAGACGAGCTCCTTGGCCTCGGCGCCGATCGCCCGCGCCACCTGGGCGCGGGCCTTCTCGACCGCCGCCTCGGCGCGCCAGCCGAAGGCGTGCTGCCGGCTGGCGGCGTTGCCGAAGGCCTCGCGGAAATAAGGCAGCATCGCCGCCAGGACCCGCGGATCGACGGGCGTGGTCGCGTGATGATCGAGGTAGAGGAGTCCTTCCATAATCGCCCTTGTCCCCTCGGCGGGGCTTTGCTAATCCCCCCTGCCACTATTCCTTTCTATTTTAGAAGGAAAAAACACTGAACAAAAGCCGAGGTTTTGCCATGCAGGATGCCGTCCTTAAAGCCCTAAGCCAGGTCCAAGATCCCGAAATCCACCGGGATCTGGTCTCGCTCAACATGATCCGCGACCTCGAGGTGAAGGACGGCGCGGTCTCCCTGCGCGTGGTCCTGACCACCCCGGCCTGTCCCCTGCGGGAGAAGGTCGAGCAGGACGTCCGCGCGGCCCTGCAGGCGGTGCCGGGGGTGAAGGAAATCAAGATCCAGATGGACGCCGAGGTGCGCTCGGGCAACCGTCCCATGCCGGGCGGCCGCCTCGAGTCGGTGAAGAACATCATCGCCGTCGCCAGCGGCAAGGGCGGCGTGGGCAAGTCGACCGTCGCCGTCAACCTGGCGCTGGCCCTGGCCCGCACCGGCACCCAAGTCGGCATCCTCGACGCGGACATCTACGGCCCTTCCCTGCCCACGTTGATGGGCCTCAAGAACACCCCACCGCTCGTCGACGAGACCAAGAAAAAGATCATCCCCCTCGAGAAATACGGCGTGAAGAACATGAGCATCGGCTTCCTGATGAAGGACGAGGACGCCGCCGTGTGGCGCGGACCGATGATCGGGCGCATGCTGCAGCAGTTCATCGAGGACGTCGCCTGGAACGAGCTGGATTATCTCATCATCGACCTGCCGCCGGGCACCGGCGACGCCCAGCTCTCGATCTCGCAGCTGATCCCCATTTCCGGCGCGGTGATCGTCACCACCCCGCAGGACGTCGCCTTGGCCGACGTGGTGCGCGGCGTAGCGATGTTCCGCAAGGTTCAGATCCCGATCTTGGGCGTGGTCGAAAACATGAGCTACTTCGCCTGCCCGCACTGCCACGAACGCAGCGAGATCTTCAGCCACGGCGGCGGCCGCAAGAAGGCCGAGGACTTGAAGGTGCCTTTCCTGGGCGAGATCCCCATCGACCTCGACACCCGCATCGGCAGCGACGAGGGCAAGCCCATCGTCGTGGCTAAACCGGAATCGGAAGGCGCCAAGCGCTTTACGGAATTCGCGATGCGGGTGGCGGGGGAATTGTCGGTGATCAACGTCAACCGGCCGACGGTGAATCTTTAATTCGGCCCCCCGCTAGAGGCCTTCGCCCAAGGCCCGCAGAAAGGCGTCGTTCTCCTCGGGTCGGCCCACCGAGACGCGCAGGCAGTTCTTTAGGCCGCCATGGTCCGAGACGTTGCGCACCAGGACGCCCGCCTTCAGCAGCCGCGCGAAGCAGGCCTTCGCGCTCTTCACCCGGAACAAGATAAAGTTGGCGGCCGAGTCCCAGACGCGGAGGCCCGGGAGGGCCCGCATCGCCGCCAGCATGCGGCCGCGCTCGCGGATCACCTCCGCGACGATCGGCGCGAAGCGGTCGGCGTGGTCGAGGACGAAGTGCGCCGTCGCCTCGCTGAGCGAGGAAAGGCAATAAGGCATGAGGATCTTGGAGAGGTTTTCCGCCAGCGCCGGGTGCGCGGCCAGGTAGCCGATGCGCGCCCCGCCCAGGCCGAAGCCCTTGCTGAAGGTGCGCAGCAGGACGAGGTTGGGAAACTTTTTCAGGTGCGGCAGCAGGGTCGCCTGGGAAAACTGCACATAGGCCTCGTCGACGACCACGAGGCACTTCGCCCTCGCGACGACCTCGAGTAACGCCTCCTCCGGGAAGAGATTGCCCGTCGGCGCGTTGGGGTTGGCGATGAAGGCGATGTTGGGGCGCTGCTTCTTCAAGGCCGCCAGAATTTTTTCCAGGGGGAGGCCGAAGTCCGGCTCTTCCAAGGGGACTCGGATCGCCCGGTTGCCGAAGAGCTTGGCCTCGATCTCGTAGACGCTGAAGGTGGGATCCAGGGTCAAGACCTTGCCCCTAAGCGAGGTCGCGAGGATCAGGGCCTGGATCAGGACGTTGCTCCCGTTGGCGACCTCGATCTGCTCGGCTTTAAGCCCCAGCTGTTGGGCGAGGCGGCGCTTCAGGGCCATGGGCTGGGGCAGCGGGTAGCGTTGGAAGGGCAAGTCCCGGA
Above is a window of Deltaproteobacteria bacterium PRO3 DNA encoding:
- a CDS encoding iron-sulfur cluster assembly accessory protein is translated as MIQLTDNAIQKAKDLMVANNKPGHGLRIGIAGGGCSGLSYKMDFEEKPGEGDRVFEMNGLKIFVDPKAYLYLNNITIDYHSDMMSSGFTFNNPNAKSTCGCGTSFSV
- a CDS encoding MBL fold metallo-hydrolase, which produces MAIEPKTTEHGLRLGDIEFIWARNSRDFFFSNSILIHDSQTTIVDPSSNFTYLEQLASRKVVQQVLNTHYHVDHRSLNHLFRNCQFICHEKDLAAILSFDNYLKYADSERNSDYVLWLKNIFSSLEILDGYVSILLKDEDLVPLKDHPVRALHIPGHTPGHLALFFEDIDLLYTSDIDLTPLGPWYANISSDIDQFLASIRRVKLFHAQYYATSHGGRIYDREQFLEKLEKFESAFEKRDARLLEALHERPRDLKELSQIGIIFKSSQLSDPLKACFERQMVEKHLERFERQGKIYQENGIWRLT
- the apbC gene encoding iron-sulfur cluster carrier protein ApbC, giving the protein MQDAVLKALSQVQDPEIHRDLVSLNMIRDLEVKDGAVSLRVVLTTPACPLREKVEQDVRAALQAVPGVKEIKIQMDAEVRSGNRPMPGGRLESVKNIIAVASGKGGVGKSTVAVNLALALARTGTQVGILDADIYGPSLPTLMGLKNTPPLVDETKKKIIPLEKYGVKNMSIGFLMKDEDAAVWRGPMIGRMLQQFIEDVAWNELDYLIIDLPPGTGDAQLSISQLIPISGAVIVTTPQDVALADVVRGVAMFRKVQIPILGVVENMSYFACPHCHERSEIFSHGGGRKKAEDLKVPFLGEIPIDLDTRIGSDEGKPIVVAKPESEGAKRFTEFAMRVAGELSVINVNRPTVNL
- a CDS encoding ComEC/Rec2 family competence protein; this encodes MSLPSPRRYPLLLPVVGFALGLLAGARWDGLASLVPGIALALGLGLTVLSRPSRAPGLALLAFGLGWLRVGAALPPEERPPWRAWLESSAKIEALWQVEAYPTCAGGLCRFPARLLGYREGEAFQELELGLAVKGRGERFLIPGQVYRSTLRLRRPRGFRNPHSFDYPRYLRLGGVSATAFVDDFSAAKLERDATLTLRLAGALRLRLRERIREAVPEGPARGVLAALLLGEEGMLDPEVEEDFRRAGLTHVLVVSGLHFGLVLLFFYGPIYLLLALRRPWAEGGGARRAALGLALLPAFGYGLVVGLTPSVWRGLGFCAAIFLAALWRGRRDFTATLLAVAGLLLLLHPLWIFSLSFQLSFLSGASLAYFGRVFATWWEGAAALRPWMRGKWAQWGATSLFASLVANLALLPLVGSAFHEVSLIAPAANLVLVPFFASFLLPAELLAGLADLVHPPWASLLFAKLGALLGPVLEALAVPARWRHATAWVGPWGPSHWGAYLFALAALASLGRRRRASIFAGLAGLFGVAAWAGVGVEARPPRLALTMLDVGQGESLLLRLPEGQGLVIDGGGFPYSDFDVGGKVVIPELLGRGLRRPSALVLTHLDADHWKGLKSLAARLEVGEFWVGAGALEDPGFAALSELLAARGIPLRILSQGRRWAMGGAEFEVLWPPAEAARRRGLSDNDRSLGLRVCMREVCFLLTGDLEAEGEAAVAAALAGRGAQVLKVAHHG
- the hisC gene encoding histidinol-phosphate transaminase; this translates as MTRQLDFPARTGIFPLWASPRSSIERPMKSTPWQRYLRPEVLREAAYHLSSYPEAIKLNQNELPYDLPPDLKEELLRCLRDLPFQRYPLPQPMALKRRLAQQLGLKAEQIEVANGSNVLIQALILATSLRGKVLTLDPTFSVYEIEAKLFGNRAIRVPLEEPDFGLPLEKILAALKKQRPNIAFIANPNAPTGNLFPEEALLEVVARAKCLVVVDEAYVQFSQATLLPHLKKFPNLVLLRTFSKGFGLGGARIGYLAAHPALAENLSKILMPYCLSSLSEATAHFVLDHADRFAPIVAEVIRERGRMLAAMRALPGLRVWDSAANFILFRVKSAKACFARLLKAGVLVRNVSDHGGLKNCLRVSVGRPEENDAFLRALGEGL
- a CDS encoding cysteine desulfurase yields the protein MEGLLYLDHHATTPVDPRVLAAMLPYFREAFGNAASRQHAFGWRAEAAVEKARAQVARAIGAEAKELVFTSGATEGNNLAIFGVAERCAEQGRHLIVGATEHRAVLDPARRLAERGYDVAILPVDRFGRVDPEALKRAIRPDTILISLMFANNEVGTLHPVVEIGRIAKERGVLFHCDAAQALGKVPVDVEAAGIDLLTLSAHKFYGPKGVGAIYVRGKNPRVRLTPLFYGGGHERGLRSGTLNVPGIVGMGEAAELATREMAETAPRLAALRERLWEGLRRGLEGLTRNGHPTESLPNNLNVTYEGVRSEVLMMEMKGVAVSSGSACSSAEPEPSHVLRALGLSAEAAKCSIRYGLGKDNTEAEIDRVVAETVATVRRLRERGPQAGAAGPEKEAIDS